The following DNA comes from Limnobacter sp. SAORIC-580.
TGTGGACGGAAAACCTTTCTGTATCGACACCGTAGTGCTTTCAACCCAGCATTCACCGGATATCGAGCTGGCGACCCTGCGCGAAGCAGTAATTGAAGAGGTGATCAAGCCGGTACTGCCCAAGGAACTGGTGAAAGGAAATATCAACTTTTTGGTAAACCCAACAGGACGCTTTGTGATTGGCGGCCCTCAGGGTGACTGTGGCTTGACAGGTCGAAAAATTATTGTTGACACCTATGGCGGCGCGGCTCCACACGGTGGTGGTGCATTTTCGGGCAAGGATCCTTCCAAGGTGGACCGTTCCGCGGCCTATGCAGGCCGTTACGTGGCAAAGAACATTGTTGCGGCGGGCCTCGCCGAGAAGTGTTTGGTCCAGGTCAGCTACGCAATCGGTGTGGCACGTCCTACTTCAATTATGGTGAACACCTTCGGCACCGGAAAAATTGAAGACAGTGCAATTACCGAATTGGTGAGCGCTCACTTCGACCTGCGCCCCAAGGGTATTGTACAAATGCTGGATTTGCTGCGCCCGATTTATGCAAAAACGGCAGCGTACGGACACTTTGGTCGCGAAGAACCAGAATTCAGCTGGGAACGCACAGACAAGGCGGAGGCTTTGAAGGCCGCTGCGGGCGTTTGACGGGAAACGCAGGCTGATCAGGAAGATGCGAGCATGAATACCGCTTGGTCTTCCTGAGCCAACCCTGTTACAATTTATGCCGTTCGAGGAGCGTTGCGACACACCCATGCTTTTTTGGGGTGCTAGGCTTGAACAAGAAATAAACAACGGCGCTCACGCTTCTTTCTTTATGAACTTTAAAAAGGAGGGCGTGATGAACGCCATTGCAAAACCAATCACCGCTACCGGCGAGAACGATTTTTTCGTAGCCGATATCAACCTGGCCGACTTTGGCCGCAAAGAAATCGCAATTGCAGAAACCGAAATGCCTGGCTTGATGGCCATTCGCAAGGAATTTGCTGCATCCCAGCCTTTGAAAGGCGCCCGCATCACCGGTTCACTGCACATGACCATTCAAACAGCGGTGCTGATTGAAACCCTAGCAGCACTGGGCGCAGAAGTGCGTTGGGCCTCTTGCAACATTTATTCAACACAAGACCATGCAGCCGCAGCAATCGCAGCCGCTGGTATTCCTGTGTTTGCGTTCAAGGGCGAATCACTGACTGATTACTGGAATTTCACACACCGCATTTTCGAATGGGCAGACGGTGGTTATTCCAACATGATTCTGGACGATGGTGGCGATGCGACCATGTTGCTGCACTTGGGTACCAAGGCAGAAAAAGACATCAGCGTACTGAACAACCCTGGCAGCGAAGAAGAAATTTGCCTGTTCGAGTCAATCAAGAAAACGCTGAAAACAGACCCAACCTGGTATTCAACACGCCTGAAAGAGATCAAGGGCGTGACTGAAGAAACTACAACTGGTGTTCACCGCTTGTATGAAATGCACAAGAAGGGCGAATTGGCCTTCCCTGCAATCAACGTGAACGATTCAGTAACCAAGTCGAAATTCGACAATCTGTATGGCTGCCGTGAATCGCTGGTTGACGGTATCAAGCGTGCTACAGACGTAATGATCGCCGGTAAAGTGGCTGTTGTTGCCGGTTACGGCGATGTGGGCAAGGGTTCTGCACAGGCATTGCGCGCCCTGTCAGCCCAGGTTTGGGTTACTGAAATTGACCCAATTTGCGCACTGCAAGCAGCAATGGAAGGCTACCGTGTGGTGACCATGGACTACGCTGCTGACAAGGCAGATATTTTCGTGACGGCCACAGGTAACAAAGACATCATTACCCATGACCACATGGTGAAAATGAAGGACCAAGCCATTGTTTGTAACATTGGTCACTTTGACAACGAAATCGACATTGCCAGCGTGAAGAAGTACCAGTGGGAAAACATCAAGCCACAGGTTGATCACATTATTTTCCCCGATGGCAAGCGCATCATCATGTTGGCTGAAGGCCGTTTGGTGAACCTGGGCTGCGGCACTGGTCACCCCTCGTTCGTGATGTCCTCCAGCTTTGCCAATCAAACCATTGCACAAATCGAGCTGTGGACGCAAAACGAGAAGTATCCAGTGGGCGTGTATGTGTTGCCCAAGCACCTGGACGAAAAAGTGGCCCGCCTGCACCTGATGAAAATTGGTGCCCAGCTGACAGAGCTGAGCCCATCGCAAGCAAGCTACATTGGCGTGAAGCAAGACGGCCCTTACAAGCCAGACCACTA
Coding sequences within:
- the metK gene encoding methionine adenosyltransferase; the encoded protein is MSNEFFFTSESVSEGHPDKVADQISDAVLDAILEQDPTARVAAETLTNTGLVVMAGEITTTAQVNYIDVARETLKKIGYDNGDFGIDYKSCAVMVCYDRQSPDIAQGVDKAHDNDLDQGAGDQGLMFGYAVNETRELMPLAISLSHQLVQRQSLLRKDGRLPWLRPDAKSQVTIKYVDGKPFCIDTVVLSTQHSPDIELATLREAVIEEVIKPVLPKELVKGNINFLVNPTGRFVIGGPQGDCGLTGRKIIVDTYGGAAPHGGGAFSGKDPSKVDRSAAYAGRYVAKNIVAAGLAEKCLVQVSYAIGVARPTSIMVNTFGTGKIEDSAITELVSAHFDLRPKGIVQMLDLLRPIYAKTAAYGHFGREEPEFSWERTDKAEALKAAAGV
- the ahcY gene encoding adenosylhomocysteinase, whose protein sequence is MNAIAKPITATGENDFFVADINLADFGRKEIAIAETEMPGLMAIRKEFAASQPLKGARITGSLHMTIQTAVLIETLAALGAEVRWASCNIYSTQDHAAAAIAAAGIPVFAFKGESLTDYWNFTHRIFEWADGGYSNMILDDGGDATMLLHLGTKAEKDISVLNNPGSEEEICLFESIKKTLKTDPTWYSTRLKEIKGVTEETTTGVHRLYEMHKKGELAFPAINVNDSVTKSKFDNLYGCRESLVDGIKRATDVMIAGKVAVVAGYGDVGKGSAQALRALSAQVWVTEIDPICALQAAMEGYRVVTMDYAADKADIFVTATGNKDIITHDHMVKMKDQAIVCNIGHFDNEIDIASVKKYQWENIKPQVDHIIFPDGKRIIMLAEGRLVNLGCGTGHPSFVMSSSFANQTIAQIELWTQNEKYPVGVYVLPKHLDEKVARLHLMKIGAQLTELSPSQASYIGVKQDGPYKPDHYRY